A portion of the Rhizoctonia solani chromosome 6, complete sequence genome contains these proteins:
- a CDS encoding guanyl-specific ribonuclease F1: MVALKPFVALALSAIALAFPTPTTEVSDLAKRTISGSASGKCGRNAFTSTQVERAASAAASRVAQGPPGQIGKNKYPHRFNNREGFVFSPNCKAPLFEFPIFQNKVYTGESPGPDRVIIGSIRGSDAAYCGLITHTGAQGNNFVQCESG, translated from the exons ATGGTCGCTCTCAAGCCCTTCGTAGCCTTGGCACTCTCCGCTATAGCACTCGCATTCCCAACTCCTACTACCGAAGTATCTGATTTGGCTAAACGAACAATTAGTGGGTCAGCATCAGGGAAGTGTGGAA GGAACGCGTTTACCTCCACACAAGTCGAGAGAGCCGCCTCGGCAGCCGCCAGTCGCGTTGCCCAAGGCCCACCTGGGCAGATTGGTAAAAACAAGTATCCCCATAGATTTAACAATAGAGAGG GTTTCGTGTTTTCACCTAACTGCAAGGCCCCTTTGTTCGAGTTCCCTATTTTCCAAAACAAAGTATATACTGGTGAAAGCCCCGGTCCTGATCGGGTTATCATCGGCAGTATAAGGGGCTCAGATGCGGCGTACTGTG GTCTTATTACGCACACGGGTGCTCAGGGGAATAACTTTGTACAATGCGAATCCGGTTGA